A genome region from Sphingobium sp. WTD-1 includes the following:
- the argF gene encoding ornithine carbamoyltransferase, which translates to MTKHFLNLTDAGGDAIAAMIADAIDRKAARAGKPKGWGDADAPLAGHTLAMIFEKNSTRTRVSFDMAIRQLGGNSLILDGATSQLGRGETVADTARVLSRMADVIMIRTDDHAKIEEMAEYASVPVINGLTDLSHPCQIVADLLTVVEHGLALPGSQWAWLGDGNNVLHSIVEAAGLMKFDVRMGIPEGYDPDPSFATAAQAAGSTITLTRDAAQAVAGADVVVTDTWISMGQAHAEAKLAAMMPYQVTPELMAGAKADAKFLHCLPAHRGEEVVEAVIDGPQSLIWDEAENRIHAQKSVLLWALGKL; encoded by the coding sequence GTGACCAAGCATTTCCTGAATCTCACCGATGCGGGCGGCGACGCGATCGCCGCGATGATCGCTGACGCCATCGACCGCAAGGCGGCACGCGCGGGCAAGCCCAAGGGCTGGGGCGACGCCGATGCGCCGCTCGCCGGTCACACGCTGGCGATGATCTTCGAAAAGAACAGCACGCGCACCCGCGTCAGCTTCGACATGGCGATCCGCCAGCTGGGCGGCAATTCGCTGATCCTGGACGGCGCGACCAGTCAGTTGGGACGCGGCGAGACCGTCGCCGACACGGCGCGCGTGCTCAGCCGCATGGCCGACGTGATCATGATCCGCACCGACGATCATGCCAAGATCGAGGAAATGGCGGAATATGCCAGCGTCCCGGTCATCAATGGCCTGACCGACCTGTCACATCCCTGCCAGATCGTCGCCGACCTGCTGACCGTGGTCGAACATGGCCTGGCGTTGCCGGGCAGCCAATGGGCTTGGCTGGGCGACGGCAACAACGTCCTCCACTCGATCGTCGAGGCGGCGGGCCTGATGAAGTTCGACGTGCGCATGGGCATCCCTGAGGGCTATGATCCCGATCCGTCCTTTGCCACCGCAGCGCAGGCAGCGGGTTCGACCATCACCCTGACTCGCGACGCGGCGCAGGCCGTGGCCGGCGCCGACGTCGTGGTCACCGACACCTGGATCTCCATGGGCCAGGCCCATGCCGAGGCGAAGCTGGCGGCGATGATGCCCTATCAGGTGACGCCGGAACTGATGGCGGGCGCCAAGGCGGACGCCAAATTCCTCCACTGCCTGCCCGCCCATCGCGGCGAGGAAGTGGTCGAGGCGGTGATCGACGGTCCGCAGTCGCTGATCTGGGACGAGGCGGAGAACCGCATCCATGCCCAGAAGTCGGTTCTGCTCTGGGCGCTTGGAAAGCTGTAA
- the lipB gene encoding lipoyl(octanoyl) transferase LipB gives MTDPLPFPDVEWRSDATPVDYPTALADMEARAAAIYEGEARERVWLLEHPPLYTAGTSADPAELIEPRFPVHDAGRGGRYTYHGPGQRIGYLNIDLRERGKDVRNFVHHLEGWMIDALADLGIAARRAEGRIGIWTDDRQGREAKIGALGIRVRRWVTLHGFSINVDPDLSHFGGIVPCGISEFPVTSIAALGGNASMEALDAALKAHFPAFLGRLRRCGSGDGTGLEQCGTAR, from the coding sequence CCCTGCCCTTTCCCGACGTCGAGTGGCGCAGCGATGCCACCCCCGTCGACTATCCGACCGCCCTTGCCGATATGGAGGCGCGGGCCGCCGCCATTTATGAGGGCGAGGCGCGCGAGCGCGTCTGGCTGCTGGAGCATCCGCCGCTCTATACCGCGGGCACCAGCGCCGATCCGGCCGAACTGATCGAGCCGCGTTTTCCCGTCCATGATGCCGGACGCGGTGGCCGCTACACCTATCATGGGCCGGGCCAGCGCATCGGCTATCTCAACATCGACCTGCGCGAGCGCGGCAAGGATGTGCGCAATTTCGTCCATCATCTCGAAGGCTGGATGATCGATGCCCTTGCCGACCTGGGCATTGCCGCCCGCCGCGCCGAAGGGCGCATCGGCATCTGGACCGACGACAGGCAGGGACGCGAGGCAAAGATCGGTGCGCTGGGCATCCGCGTCCGTCGCTGGGTGACGCTGCACGGCTTTTCGATCAACGTCGATCCCGACCTGTCCCATTTTGGCGGCATCGTGCCGTGCGGGATCAGCGAGTTTCCGGTGACCAGCATCGCCGCGCTGGGCGGCAACGCCTCGATGGAAGCCCTTGATGCCGCGCTCAAGGCGCATTTCCCCGCCTTTCTTGGTCGGCTGCGGCGCTGCGGATCGGGCGACGGCACGGGACTTGAGCAATGCGGGACCGCCCGCTAG
- the queE gene encoding 7-carboxy-7-deazaguanine synthase, whose product MTYAVKEMFLTLQGEGVQAGRRAVFLRFTGCNLWSGREQDRRDAVCRFCDTDFVGTDGDGGGKFATADALADAALAFWGEGEGPYIVLTGGEPMLQVDDALIDALHARGFTIAIESNGTLPAHPGIDWVCISPKAGSDVVQVKGNELKLVWPQPDGGHSLADVEAMEGWGFDHLLVQPLDDAHAVDNARAAIDLVMARPRWRLTVQAHKYLGLR is encoded by the coding sequence ATGACCTATGCGGTCAAGGAAATGTTCCTGACCCTGCAGGGCGAAGGCGTGCAGGCGGGGCGGCGCGCGGTATTTCTGCGCTTTACCGGCTGCAACCTGTGGAGCGGGCGCGAGCAGGACCGGCGCGATGCCGTCTGCCGCTTCTGCGACACCGATTTCGTCGGCACCGATGGTGATGGCGGCGGCAAGTTCGCGACCGCCGACGCGCTCGCCGATGCGGCATTGGCCTTCTGGGGCGAGGGGGAAGGCCCCTATATCGTCCTGACCGGTGGCGAGCCGATGCTTCAGGTGGACGATGCGCTGATCGACGCGCTCCACGCCCGTGGCTTCACCATCGCGATCGAAAGCAACGGCACCTTGCCGGCGCATCCGGGCATCGACTGGGTCTGCATCAGCCCCAAGGCGGGCAGCGACGTGGTCCAGGTGAAGGGCAATGAGCTGAAGCTGGTCTGGCCGCAGCCCGATGGCGGCCACAGCCTGGCCGATGTCGAGGCGATGGAGGGCTGGGGCTTCGACCATCTGCTGGTCCAGCCGCTCGACGATGCCCATGCCGTAGACAATGCCCGCGCGGCCATCGATCTGGTGATGGCCCGGCCGCGCTGGCGGCTGACGGTGCAGGCCCATAAATATCTGGGCCTGCGTTAA
- a CDS encoding Hsp33 family molecular chaperone HslO encodes MTSSNVDQALGFTIPSRHVRGRFVRLGPVLDQVLSAHAYPLAIERVLASSLVLGALLGSLLKDAGGQLTLQAQTENGVVSLLVADYKGGELRGYAKFDAERLAEIGSDPTLFGLFGKGYLAITFDQAATGERYQGIVPLDGSSLAEAAEHYFFQSEQIPSIVQIATRHEPGEGCVAAGLLLQHLPEGEVGRERLHVRHDHPEWEHVQALAGTLRDEELTDLDLPLTDIAWRLFHEEEEVRVTETTALAKGCRCDLAHIRDVIGRFPADERVAMADEKGIVGVDCAFCSRLFPLALDSFVTH; translated from the coding sequence GTGACCAGTTCCAATGTCGATCAGGCTCTTGGCTTCACCATCCCCTCGCGCCATGTGCGTGGCCGTTTCGTGCGGCTGGGGCCGGTGCTGGACCAGGTGCTGTCCGCCCATGCCTATCCCCTGGCGATCGAGCGGGTGCTGGCGTCCTCGCTGGTGCTGGGCGCGCTGCTCGGCAGCCTGCTCAAGGATGCCGGCGGCCAACTGACCCTGCAGGCGCAGACCGAAAATGGCGTCGTCAGCCTGCTGGTGGCTGACTACAAGGGTGGCGAACTGCGCGGCTATGCCAAGTTCGATGCCGAGCGGCTGGCGGAAATCGGCAGCGATCCGACCCTGTTCGGCCTGTTCGGCAAGGGCTATCTGGCGATCACCTTCGACCAGGCGGCGACCGGGGAGCGCTATCAGGGCATTGTGCCGCTGGACGGATCGTCGCTGGCCGAGGCGGCGGAGCATTATTTCTTCCAGTCCGAACAGATTCCCAGCATCGTCCAGATCGCGACCCGGCATGAGCCGGGCGAAGGCTGCGTCGCGGCGGGCCTGCTGCTCCAGCATCTGCCCGAGGGCGAAGTGGGGCGCGAGCGCCTGCATGTGCGCCACGATCATCCCGAATGGGAACATGTGCAGGCACTGGCCGGCACGCTACGCGACGAGGAACTGACCGATCTCGACCTGCCGCTGACCGACATCGCCTGGCGTCTGTTCCATGAGGAGGAAGAGGTGCGCGTCACCGAAACGACGGCGCTCGCCAAGGGCTGTCGCTGTGACCTTGCCCATATTCGCGATGTGATCGGCCGTTTCCCGGCGGACGAACGGGTGGCGATGGCGGACGAGAAGGGCATTGTCGGCGTCGATTGCGCCTTCTGCTCGCGGCTGTTCCCGCTCGCGCTGGACAGTTTCGTTACCCATTGA
- the queC gene encoding 7-cyano-7-deazaguanine synthase QueC — translation MVAQNGKFAVVLLSGGLDSMVAGGLAREAGYRVLALTIDYNQRHRVELRAAAKVATALNAMSHIVLPLDLTAFGGSALTADIEVPKGGVGDEIPVTYVPARNTIFLSLTLGLAEVASASDIYIGVNALDYSGYPDCRPEFIDAFQKMATLATKAGVEGHPIRINTPLQFMTKADIVREAHRLGLDAGLSWSCYDPTPDNKHCGLCDSCRLRSKGFEEAGLPDPTVYATRPGKA, via the coding sequence ATGGTTGCACAGAATGGAAAATTCGCCGTCGTCCTGCTTTCCGGCGGGCTGGATTCAATGGTCGCGGGCGGGCTTGCGCGTGAAGCGGGCTATCGCGTCCTGGCGCTGACGATCGACTATAATCAGCGCCATCGCGTCGAACTGCGCGCCGCGGCCAAGGTCGCGACGGCGCTCAATGCCATGTCGCACATCGTGCTGCCGCTCGACCTCACGGCCTTTGGCGGGTCGGCGCTGACCGCCGACATCGAAGTGCCCAAGGGCGGCGTGGGCGACGAAATCCCCGTCACCTATGTGCCGGCGCGCAACACCATTTTCCTGTCGCTGACGCTGGGCCTCGCTGAAGTGGCGTCGGCCAGCGACATCTATATCGGCGTCAATGCGCTTGACTATTCGGGCTATCCCGACTGCCGTCCCGAATTTATCGACGCGTTCCAGAAGATGGCGACGCTGGCGACCAAGGCGGGGGTCGAGGGCCATCCGATCCGCATCAACACGCCGCTGCAGTTCATGACCAAGGCAGACATCGTGCGCGAGGCGCATCGCCTGGGCCTGGATGCCGGGCTCAGCTGGTCCTGCTATGATCCGACGCCCGACAACAAGCATTGCGGCCTGTGCGACAGTTGCCGCCTGCGCTCGAAGGGCTTCGAGGAAGCGGGGCTGCCCGATCCCACCGTCTATGCGACGCGTCCCGGAAAGGCCTGA
- a CDS encoding aspartate aminotransferase family protein: MSITPLMPVYPRCDVRPVRGEGCYLIGERGERYLDFASGIAVNLLGHGHPKLVKTIADQAATLMHISNLYGSPLGEEFAQKLVDNSFADTVFFTNSGAEAVECAIKTARRYHYANGEAHRHKIISFDNAFHGRTLGTISATSQPKMRDGFEPLLPGFQVVPFNDLDAALAAIDDNTAGFLLEPVQGEGGVTPATQEFLAGLRNACDEHGLLLILDEVQCGYARTGSFFAHEQYGVTPDIMAVAKGIGAGFPLGACLATEEAAKGMVFGTHGSTYGGNPLAMAVGIAVLEEVLADGFLDHVTAMGARLRSALEQMIPNHDDMFEDVRGMGLMLGVKMKDAYDARAFVGHLRDHHGFLSVSAGQNVLRILPPLVIDESHIAECIEKISAGARSFADAKAA, from the coding sequence ATGTCGATTACGCCGCTCATGCCCGTTTACCCCCGGTGCGATGTGCGTCCGGTCCGAGGCGAGGGCTGCTACCTGATCGGGGAGCGCGGCGAGCGCTATCTCGACTTTGCCAGCGGCATCGCCGTCAATCTGCTGGGCCATGGCCACCCCAAGCTGGTGAAGACCATTGCCGATCAGGCTGCGACGCTGATGCATATCTCCAACCTCTACGGTTCGCCGCTGGGGGAGGAATTTGCGCAGAAGCTGGTCGATAACAGCTTTGCCGATACCGTCTTCTTCACCAACTCGGGTGCCGAAGCGGTCGAGTGCGCGATCAAGACCGCGCGCCGCTATCACTATGCCAATGGTGAAGCGCACCGGCACAAGATCATCAGCTTCGACAACGCCTTCCACGGCCGCACGCTGGGCACCATTTCGGCGACCAGCCAGCCCAAGATGCGCGATGGATTCGAGCCGCTGCTGCCCGGTTTCCAGGTCGTGCCCTTCAACGATCTCGACGCGGCGCTGGCGGCGATCGACGACAACACCGCCGGCTTCCTTCTGGAACCGGTGCAGGGTGAGGGCGGCGTCACTCCGGCGACCCAGGAATTCCTGGCCGGCCTGCGCAATGCCTGCGACGAGCATGGCCTGCTGCTGATCCTGGACGAGGTGCAGTGCGGCTATGCCCGTACCGGCAGCTTCTTCGCCCATGAACAATATGGCGTGACGCCGGACATCATGGCCGTGGCCAAGGGCATCGGCGCGGGCTTCCCGCTCGGCGCCTGCCTCGCCACCGAGGAAGCGGCCAAGGGCATGGTGTTCGGCACCCATGGCTCCACCTATGGCGGCAACCCGCTCGCCATGGCGGTGGGCATCGCGGTGCTGGAAGAGGTGCTGGCCGATGGTTTTCTGGACCATGTGACGGCGATGGGTGCGCGCCTACGCTCTGCCCTGGAGCAGATGATTCCGAACCATGACGACATGTTCGAGGATGTGCGCGGCATGGGGCTGATGCTGGGCGTCAAGATGAAGGACGCCTATGACGCGCGCGCCTTTGTCGGCCATCTGCGCGACCATCATGGCTTCCTGTCGGTGTCGGCGGGCCAGAATGTGCTGCGCATCCTGCCGCCGCTCGTCATCGACGAAAGCCACATTGCCGAGTGCATCGAGAAGATTTCCGCCGGTGCGCGGAGCTTCGCGGACGCCAAGGCGGCCTGA
- a CDS encoding flagellar protein FliS, which yields MFYNHSFAGSAAARRYAAVHSGSRIEGATPHALVKILFDELLIALDATALAERNGDRLKVSDKQARAMSILFALEASLDFDKGGEVATGLARIYREARRLLLVSAKEHDAEPVERARAMVGEIADAWNQIGQP from the coding sequence ATGTTCTATAATCACAGCTTTGCGGGTTCGGCAGCGGCACGGCGCTATGCGGCGGTGCATTCTGGCAGCCGGATCGAGGGCGCCACGCCCCACGCGCTGGTCAAGATCCTGTTCGACGAACTGCTGATCGCGCTCGATGCCACGGCGCTGGCCGAACGCAATGGCGACCGGTTGAAGGTATCCGACAAGCAGGCACGGGCCATGTCGATCCTGTTCGCGCTGGAAGCCAGCCTGGACTTCGACAAGGGCGGAGAAGTCGCCACCGGTCTGGCGCGTATCTATCGCGAAGCTCGCCGCCTGTTGCTGGTCAGCGCCAAGGAACATGATGCCGAACCGGTCGAGCGCGCGCGCGCGATGGTTGGCGAGATTGCCGATGCCTGGAACCAGATCGGCCAGCCCTGA